The Sus scrofa isolate TJ Tabasco breed Duroc chromosome X, Sscrofa11.1, whole genome shotgun sequence genome has a segment encoding these proteins:
- the LOC100521485 gene encoding protein FAM127, which yields MDGRVQLIKALLALPIRPQTRRWRNPIPFPETFDGDTDRLPEFIVQTGAYMLVDETLFSNDSLKVTFLITRLTGPALQWVIPYIRKQSPLLNDYRGFLAEMKRVFGWVEDEDF from the coding sequence ATGGACGGCCGGGTGCAGCTGATCAAGGCCCTCCTGGCCTTACCCATCCGGCCCCAGACGCGTCGGTGGAGGAACCCGATCCCCTTCCCCGAGACGTTTGACGGCGACACCGACCGGCTCCCGGAGTTTATCGTGCAGACGGGCGCCTACATGCTCGTGGACGAGACCCTGTTCTCCAACGACAGCCTGAAGGTGACGTTCCTCATCACCCGCCTCACCGGGCCGGCCCTGCAGTGGGTGATCCCCTACATCAGGAAGCAGAGCCCCCTCCTCAACGATTACCGGGGCTTCCTGGCCGAGATGAAGCGGGTCTTTGGATGGGTGGAGGACGAGGACTTCTAG